The Medicago truncatula cultivar Jemalong A17 chromosome 4, MtrunA17r5.0-ANR, whole genome shotgun sequence genome includes a region encoding these proteins:
- the LOC25493356 gene encoding berberine bridge enzyme-like 28 yields the protein MMHLGSYLSIVLIAILFSFTSSAIGTTTTTNEDNSFLQCLYSYSHNSTSISKVVYTKANSSYTSILQFSTQNLRFATNKTPKPLVIVTPLEISHIQATVICSQYHSLQIRIRSGGHDFEGLSYVSEVPFVVIDLINFREIEINVHKKTAWVQSGATLGELYYAISQKSKTLGFPASVCPTVGVGGHFSGGGYGTLLRKYGLAADNIIDAYIIDVKGRFLDREAMGEDFFWAIRGGGGASFGVIVSWKIKLVEVPSIVTVFTVPKTLEQNATKLVHKWQFLASKLDENIAMNIVWQRVNLNSSKKGESKSPVLVLFQALFLGGVDKLIPLVQEKFPELGLVREYCIEMSWIESVLYFFQFPKGSTPEVLLNRTQATLDIFKAKSDFVRIPIPETGLEGIWPLFDEEGSKDAMMIWFPYGGKMDTISESEIPFPHRSGNLFMIQYSVHWHQEGDEVETLHINWIRKLYSYMEPFVTKSPRAAYINYRDLDIGVNNINGYTSYKEASIWGVKYFKNNFKRLAKVKTKVDPLNFFRNEQSIPSHVSKGRK from the coding sequence atgatGCATCTAGGCTCATACTTGTCTATTGTACTAAttgctattttattttcatttacatCTTCAGCAATTggtactactactactactaatgAAGATAATAGCTTCCTTCAATGTCTCTATAGCTATTCACATAACTCCACTTCAATCTCTAAAGTTGTGTACACCAAAGCCAATTCATCATACACATCAATACTCCAATTTTCAACTCAAAATCTCAGATTTGCAACCAACAAAACACCAAAACCACTTGTAATTGTCACACCTCTAGAAATTTCCCATATTCAAGCAACCGTAATTTGTTCCCAATACCACAGCCTGCAGATTCGAATTCGCAGCGGCGGTCACGACTTTGAGGGTCTGTCTTATGTCTCTGAAGTTCCATTTGTTGTCATTGATCTCATAAACTTCAGagaaattgaaataaatgtACACAAAAAAACTGCATGGGTTCAATCTGGTGCAACACTTGGTGAACTTTACTACGCAATTAGCCAAAAAAGCAAAACTCTTGGTTTCCCTGCAAGTGTTTGTCCTACTGTAGGTGTTGGGGGACACTTCAGTGGTGGTGGATATGGAACCTTGTTGCGTAAATACGGTCTTGCAGCCGATAACATCATTGATGCCTACATAATTGATGTGAAGGGTAGGTTTCTTGACAGAGAAGCAATGGGTGAGGATTTCTTTTGGGCTATTAGAGGTGGTGGAGGAGCAAGTTTTGGTGTCATAGTTTCATGGAAGATTAAACTTGTTGAAGTTCCATCAATTGTGACAGTGTTTACTGTTCCAAAAACATTGGAACAAAATGCAACAAAGCTTGTTCACAAGTGGCAATTTTTGGCAAGTAAACTTGATGAAAATATAGCCATGAATATTGTCTGGCAAAGGGTAAATTTAAATTCAAGTAAAAAAGGTGAGTCAAAGTCACCGGTACTAGTTTTATTTCAAGCTTTGTTTCTTGGAGGTGTAGATAAACTCATACCCTTGGTTCAAGAGAAGTTTCCTGAGCTTGGTTTGGTTAGAGAATATTGTATTGAAATGAGTTGGATTGAATCTGTTCTTTACTTTTTTCAGTTTCCAAAAGGTTCTACACCTGAAGTGTTGCTTAACAGAACACAAGCTACACTTGATATATTCAAAGCAAAATCTGATTTTGTGAGAATTCCAATTCCTGAAACTGGATTAGAAGGCATATGGCCTTTATTTGATGAAGAGGGTTccaaagatgcaatgatgatATGGTTTCCATATGGTGGCAAAATGGATACTATTTCAGAGTCTGAAATTCCATTTCCTCATAGAAGTGGAAACTTATTCATGATTCAATACTCGGTTCATTGGCATCAAGAAGGTGATGAGGTGGAAACACTGCACATTAATTGGATTAGAAAACTGTATAGTTATATGGAACCTTTTGTTACAAAGTCTCCGAGAGCTGCATATATTAATTACAGAGACCTTGATATTGGTGTGAATAACATTAATGGGTACACAAGCTATAAGGAAGCTAGTATTTGGGGTGTTAAGTACTTCAAAAATAACTTCAAAAGGTTGGCAAAAGTTAAGACTAAAGTTGATCCTCTAAATTTCTTCAGAAATGAACAAAGTATACCTTCTCATGTGTCCAAGGGACGCAAATAG
- the LOC25493355 gene encoding berberine bridge enzyme-like 18, with translation MMPLSSYLSVALIAILFSYASSAIDTNTYEDNFLQCLSSYSHNSTSISKVVYTKTNPSYSPVLKFTTQNLRFASYKTPKPLVIITPLEPSHIQTAIICSQNHGLQIRTRSGGHDFEGLSYVSEIPFVVIDLINFKEIDVDVESRTAWVQSGATLGELYYTISQKSRNLAFPAGACPTIGVGGHFSGGGYGTLLRKYGLAADNVIDAHIIDVKGRLLDREAMGEDYFWAIRGGGGASFGVIISWKIKLVEVPATVTVFTVPRALEQNATKLVHKWQYLASKIDENIAINIVFQRINSSKKGETTILAIFQALFLGGVDKLIPLMDQKFPELGVVRENCIEMSWIESVLYLFQFPKGALPEVLLNRTLAANSPRFIYKAKSDFVKTPIPENGLEGIWSLFHEEGAKGAMMIWFPYGGIMDTISESEIPFPHRKGNLYHIHYQVDWQQEGDEVEKLHINWIRKLYNYMEPFVSKSPRAGYINYRDLDIGVNNIDGYTSYKQASIWGVKYFKNNFRRLANVKTKVDPLNFFRNEQSIPSLVSKGHK, from the coding sequence ATGATGCCTCTAAGCTCATATTTGTCTGTTGCACTTAttgctattttattttcatatgcaTCTTCTGCAATTGATACTAATACTTATGAAGATAACTTCCTTCAATGTCTTTCTAGTTATTCACATAACTCAACTTCAATCTCTAAAGTTGTGTACACCAAAACCAATCCCTCTTACTCACCAGTACTCAAATTTACAACTCAAAATCTAAGATTTGCATCCTACAAAACACCAAAACCACTTGTCATCATCACACCTCTAGAACCTTCCCATATTCAAACAGCCATAATTTGTTCCCAAAATCATGGCCTCCAGATTCGAACCCGTAGTGGGGGCCATGACTTTGAGGGCCTATCCTATGTTTCAGAAATTCCATTTGTTGTCATTGATCTCATAAACTTCAAGGAAATTGATGTAGATGTAGAAAGCAGAACTGCTTGGGTTCAGTCTGGTGCAACACTTGGTGAACTTTACTACACAATTAGCCAAAAAAGCCGAAATCTTGCTTTCCCAGCTGGTGCTTGTCCTACAATAGGTGTTGGTGGACATTTCAGTGGTGGCGGCTATGGAACCTTGTTGCGTAAATATGGTTTAGCCGCGGATAATGTAATCGATGCTCACATAATTGATGTGAAAGGTAGGTTACTTGACAGAGAAGCAATGGGTGAAGATTATTTTTGGGCTATTAGAGGTGGTGGAGGAGCAAGTTTTGGAGTCATAATTTCATGGAAGATAAAACTTGTTGAAGTTCCAGCAACAGTGACGGTGTTTACAGTTCCAAGAGCATTGGAACAAAATGCAACAAAGCTTGTTCACAAGTGGCAGTATTTGGCAAGTAAAATTGATGAAAACATAGCCATCAATATTGTCTTTCAAAGGATAAATTCAAGTAAAAAAGGCGAGACAACAATTCTAGCTATATTTCAAGCCTTGTTTCTTGGAGGTGTAGATAAACTCATTCCCTTGATGGATCAAAAGTTTCCTGAGTTGGGTGTGGTCAGAGAAAATTGTATTGAAATGAGTTGGATTGAATCGGTTCTTTACCTTTTTCAATTTCCGAAAGGTGCATTACCTGAAGTGTTGCTTAACAGAACACTAGCTGCAAACAGCCCAAGATTTATTTACAAAGCAAAATCTGATTTTGTGAAAACTCCCATTCCTGAAAATGGATTAGAAGGAATATGGTCTTTGTTTCATGAAGAAGGTGCCAAAGGTGCAATGATGATATGGTTTCCTTATGGTGGAATAATGGATACTATTTCAGAGTCTGAAATTCCATTTCCACATAGAAAAGGaaatttatatcatattcaTTACCAGGTTGATTGGCAACAGGAAGGTGATGAGGTGGAAAAACTGCACATTAATTGGATTAGAAAACTTTATAATTACATGGAACCTTTTGTTTCAAAGTCTCCAAGAGCTGGATACATCAATTATAGAGACCTTGATATTGGTGTGAATAACATTGATGGATACACAAGCTACAAGCAAGCTAGTATCTGGGGTGTTAAATACTTCAAGAACAATTTCAGAAGATTGGCAAATGTGAAGACCAAAGTTGATCCTCTAAACTTCTTCAGAAATGAACAAAGTATACCTTCTCTTGTGTCCAAGGgacacaaataa
- the LOC25493354 gene encoding berberine bridge enzyme-like 18, producing the protein MMPLRLYLTIVLIAIAFSFTSFAIDTSPHEDNFLQCLYSYSHNITSISKVVYTKTNSSYSSILKFSIQNLRFATNETPKPLVIITPTQISHIQTAIICSQHHGMQIRIRSGGHDFEGLSFVSNVPFVIIDLTNFRGIDVDVENRTAWVQSGATLGELYYKIAQKSKTLGFPGGVCPTVGVGGHFSGGGYGTLLRKYGLAADNVIDAHIIDVKGRFLDREAMGEDLFWAIRGGGGASFGVIVSWKIKLVQVPSTVTVFTVPRTLEQNATKLVHKWQFVAHKLEENLAINIILQRLDLNSSKQGEPKSTVLALFQSLFLGSVDNLLPLMEEKFPELGLVREDCVEMSWIESVLYLFRFPEGEPLETLLNRTLAAKDNSKAKSDFVKIPIPETGLEGLWPLFDEDGAEDVLMVLFPYGGIMDKISESEIPFPHRYGTLYKIQYAVHWHQEGDEVEKLHINWIRKLYSYMEPFVSKSPRAAYINYRDLDIGVNNINGYTSYKQASIWGVKYFKNNFKRLAKVKTKVDPLNFFRNEQSIPSHVSKGRK; encoded by the coding sequence atgatgCCTCTACGCTTATATTTGACAATTGTACTAATAGCAATTGCATTTTCATTTACATCTTTTGCAATTGATACAAGTCCTCATGAAGATAATTTCCTTCAATGTCTCTATAGTTATTCACATAACATAACTTCAATCTCTAAAGTTGTGTACACAAAAACCAATTCCTCTTACTCATCAATActcaaattttcaattcaaaaccTCAGATTTGCAACCAATGAAACACCAAAACCCCTTGTCATTATCACACCTACACAAATTTCCCATATTCAAACAGCCATAATCTGTTCCCAACACCATGGCATGCAAATTCGAATTCGTAGTGGTGGCCACGACTTCGAGGGTCTCTCCTTTGTTTCAAATGTTCCTTTTGTAATCATTGATCTCACAAACTTTAGAGGAATTGATGTAGATGTAGAAAACAGAACTGCTTGGGTTCAATCTGGTGCAACCCTTGGTGAACTTTACTACAAAATTGCCCAAAAAAGCAAAACTCTTGGTTTCCCTGGAGGTGTTTGTCCTACTGTAGGTGTTGGTGGACACTTCAGTGGTGGTGGCTATGGAACCTTGTTGCGTAAATACGGTCTTGCGGCCGATAACGTCATTGATGCTCACATAATTGATGTGAAGGGTAGGTTTCTTGACAGAGAAGCAATGGGTGAAGATTTGTTTTGGGCTATTAGAGGTGGTGGAGGAGCAAGTTTTGGTGTCATAGTTTCATGGAAGATTAAACTTGTTCAAGTTCCATCAACTGTAACGGTGTTTACTGTTCCAAGAACATTGGAACAAAATGCAACAAAGCTTGTTCACAAGTGGCAGTTTGTAGCTCATAAACTTGAAGAAAACTTAGCCATTAATATTATCTTGCAAAGGCTAGATTTAAATTCAAGTAAACAAGGTGAGCCAAAGTCAACAGTACTAGCTTTATTTCAATCCTTGTTTCTAGGAAGTGTAGATAACCTCTTACCCTTGATGGAAGAAAAGTTTCCTGAACTTGGTTTGGTTAGAGAAGATTGTGTTGAAATGAGTTGGATTGAATCAGTTCTTTACCTTTTTCGGTTTCCAGAAGGCGAACCACTTGAAACGTTGCTCAACAGAACACTAGCTGCAAAGGATAATTCCAAAGCGAAATCTGATTTTGTCAAAATTCCTATTCCTGAAACTGGTTTAGAAGGATTATGGCCTTtgtttgatgaagatggtgcgGAAGATGTACTAATGGTATTGTTTCCTTATGGTGGCATAATGGATAAGATTTCAGAATCTGAAATTCCATTTCCACATAGATATGGAACCTTATACAAAATTCAATATGCAGTGCACTGGCATCAAGAAGGTGATGAGGTGGAAAAGTTGCACATCAATTGGATTAGAAAACTTTATAGTTATATGGAACCTTTTGTTTCAAAGTCTCCAAGAGCTGCATATATTAATTATAGAGACCTTGATATTGGGGTGAATAACATTAATGGATACACAAGCTACAAGCAAGCTAGTATTTGGGGTGTTAAGTACTTCAAGAACAACTTCAAAAGATTGGCAAAAGTGAAGACAAAAGTTGATCCTCTAAACTTCTTCAGAAATGAACAAAGTATACCTTCTCATGTGTCCAAGGGACGCAAATAG
- the LOC25493353 gene encoding tetrahydrocannabinolic acid synthase has translation MIPLRSYLIIVLIAVFFSFTYSAIDTTKHEENFLQCLYSYSHNSTSMSKLVYTKTNSSYSSILQFTTQNLRFASKTTPKPLVIITPKHISQIQTTIICSQRHDLQIRIRSGGHDFEGRSYVSEVPFVIIDFTYFREITIDVEKRTAWVQSGATLGELYYTISRKSRNLGFPAGACPTVGVGGHFSGGGYGNLVRKFGLAADNIIDAHIIDVKGRFLDREAMGEDFFWAIRGGGGASFGVIISWKVKLVQVPSSVSVFNVPKTLDQNATKLVHKWQFVTSTIDENIAIYVILQRVNLSKKGKSNSTVQALFQALFLGSVDKLIPLMKEKFPELGLVREDCIEMSWIESVLYLYGFPKGESPEMLLNRTQAAKDIFKVKSDFVRIPISEIGLERMWRMFHEDGAKDSMVYFFPYGGIMNNISESKIPFPHRYGNLYQILYSVHWHQESDEVEKIKMNWIRKLYSFMEPFVSKSPRAAYINYRDLDIGVNNNNGYTSYKQASIWGVKYFKNNFKRLVKVKTKVDPLNFFRNEQSIPSHLSKGHR, from the coding sequence ATGATTCCTCTAAGATCATATTTGATTATTGTACTAATTGctgttttcttttcattcacATATTCTGCAATTGATACTACTAAACATGAAGAAAATTTCCTACAATGTCTCTATAGTTATTCACATAACTCAACTTCAATGTCTAAACTTGTGTACACCAAAACCAATTCCTCTTACTCATCAATACTCCAATTTACCACTCAAAATCTCAGATTTGCATCCAAAACAACACCGAAACCTCTTGTCATTATCACACCTAAACATATTTCCCAAATTCAAACAACCATAATCTGTTCCCAAAGACATGACCTGCAGATTCGAATCCGAAGCGGCGGCCACGACTTCGAGGGTCGGTCCTATGTTTCTGAAGTCCCATTTGTCATCATTGATTTCACATACTTCAGAGAAATTACAATAGATGTAGAAAAAAGAACTGCTTGGGTTCAATCTGGTGCAACACTTGGTGAACTTTACTACACAATTAGCCGAAAAAGCCGAAATCTTGGTTTTCCTGCCGGTGCTTGTCCTACTGTAGGTGTTGGTGGACACTTCAGTGGTGGTGGCTATGGAAACTTGGTGCGTAAATTCGGTCTTGCAGCTGATAATATTATTGATGCTCACATAATTGATGTGAAGGGTAGGTTTCTTGACAGAGAAGCAATGGGTGAGGATTTTTTTTGGGCTATTAGAGGAGGTGGAGGAGCAAGTTTTGGAGTCATAATTTCATGGAAGGTTAAACTTGTTCAAGTTCCATCAAGTGTGTCAGTGTTCAATGTGCCAAAAACATTGGATCAAAATGCAACAAAGCTTGTTCACAAGTGGCAGTTTGTGACAAGTACAATTGATGAAAACATAGCCATTTATGTTATCTTGCAAAGGGtaaatttaagtaaaaaagGTAAGTCAAATTCAACAGTACAAGCTTTATTTCAAGCCTTGTTTCTTGGAAGTGTAGATAAACTCATTCCCTTGATGAAAGAAAAGTTTCCAGAACTTGGTTTGGTTAGAGAAGATTGTATTGAGATGAGTTGGATTGAATCGGTTCTTTACCTTTATGGATTTCCGAAAGGCGAATCACCTGAAATGTTGCTCAACAGAACACAAGCTGCAAAGGATATTTTCAAAGTAAAGTCTGATTTTGTGAGAATTCCCATTTCTGAAATTGGATTAGAAAGAATGTGGCGTATGTTTCATGAAGATGGTGCCAAAGATTCAATGgtgtatttttttccttatggTGGCATAATGAATAATATTTCAGAGTCTAAAATTCCATTTCCACATAGATATGGAAATTTATACCAAATTTTGTACTCGGTTCATTGGCATCAAGAAAGTGATGAGgtggaaaaaattaaaatgaattggATTAGAAAACTGTATAGTTTTATGGAACCTTTTGTTTCAAAGTCACCAAGAGCTGCATATATCAATTATAGAGATCTTGATATTGGGGTGAATAATAACAATGGATACACAAGCTACAAGCAAGCTAGTATTTGGGGTGTTAAGTACTTCAAGAACAACTTCAAAAGATTGGTAAAAGTGAAGACCAAAGTTGATCCTCTAAACTTCTTCAGAAATGAACAAAGTATACCTTCACATTTGTCCAAGGGACACAGATAG
- the LOC25493359 gene encoding pentatricopeptide repeat-containing protein At2g03880, mitochondrial — translation MKGVSKHLTLLRTTWLRSCSYVSFQPNIAPETSSLLNHCYNRDLPRAMQILDTMEKRGVFADAIAYSELIKCCLAHKAVREGKRVHNHIFSNGYRPKTFLINTLLNMYVKLNLLEEAQMVFDKMPERNVVSWTTMISAYSYAKLNDRAMKLLVFMIRDGVMPNMYTFSSVLRACERLCDLKQVHSGILKAGLESDVFVRSALIDAYSKLGELLEAVGVFREMVTGDSVVWNSIIAAFAQHSDGDEALALYKSMRREGFPADQSTLTSVLRACTGSSLLELGRQVHVHVLKFDQDLILNNALLDMYCKCGSLEDAKFIFSRMAVKDVISWSTMISGLAQNGFSVEALNLFDSMKVSGPRPNYITILGVLFACSHAGLVNEGWGYFRSMKNLYGIDPGREHYSCLLDLLGRAGKLDEMVKLIHEMTCEPDVVTWRTLLDACRAQRNVDLATYAAKEILKLDQQDAGAYVLLSNIYANSKRWDDVAEVRRTMSARGIRKEPGCSWIEVNNQIHAFIVGDKSHPQIDEINRKLDEYIRKLTDAGYVPDTNFMLKDLEGEQSEYSLRHHSEKLAIVFGIISFPREKTIRIWKNLKICGDCHIFAKLIAKLEQRHIVIRDPIRYHHFQDGVCSCGDYW, via the coding sequence ATGAAAGGTGTTTCAAAACACTTAACTTTGCTACGAACAACATGGTTGCGCAGTTGTTCATACGTTTCATTCCAACCCAACATAGCCCCAGAAACTAGTTCACTTCTCAATCACTGCTACAACAGAGATCTTCCCAGAGCCATGCAAATCTTGGATACCATGGAAAAACGCGGTGTCTTTGCTGATGCAATAGCGTATTCTGAACTCATCAAGTGTTGTTTAGCTCATAAAGCTGTAAGAGAAGGAAAACGCGTTCATAACCATATATTCTCAAATGGGTATCGCCCAAAAACGTTTTTGATCAATACCCTTCTCAATATGTATGTGAAACTTAATCTTTTGGAAGAAGCACAGatggtgtttgataaaatgcctgAACGGAATGTTGTTTCGTGGACTACTATGATATCGGCTTATTCTTATGCGAAGCTCAACGATCGAGCTATGAagcttttagtttttatgattaggGATGGTGTCATGCCTAATATGTATACCTTTTCGTCTGTTTTGAGAGCGTGTGAGAGGCTATGTGATCTCAAACAGGTGCATTCGGGTATATTGAAAGCGGGGTTGGAGTCGGATGTTTTTGTTAGGAGTGCGCTTATTGATGCTTACTCGAAGTTGGGTGAGTTGTTGGAAGCTGTAGGTGTGTTTCGTGAGATGGTGACTGGAGATTCTGTTGTTTGGAATTCCATTATTGCTGCTTTTGCTCAGCACAGTGATGGGGATGAAGCTTTAGCTTTGTACAAGAGCATGAGGAGAGAAGGGTTTCCAGCTGATCAGTCAACACTCACGAGTGTTTTGAGAGCATGTACTGGTTCATCGTTATTGGAGTTAGGGAGGCAGGTACATGTACATGTGTTGAAGTTTGATCAAGATCTTATTCTTAACAATGCACTTTTAGATATGTATTGTAAGTGTGGTAGTTTGGAAGAtgcaaaattcattttcagTCGGATGGCTGTTAAGGACGTAATCTCATGGAGCACCATGATTTCAGGGTTGGCCCAAAATGGTTTCAGTGTGGAGGCACTCAATTTGTTTGATTCCATGAAAGTCTCGGGTCCAAGACCAAACTATATTACAATTCTTGGGGTTCTGTTTGCATGTAGTCATGCAGGACTAGTAAATGAAGGTTGGGGCTATTTTCGATCAATGAAGAACCTTTACGGGATAGATCCTGGAAGAGAACACTATAGTTGCTTGCTTGATCTTCTTGGAAGAGCAGGGAAGCTTGATGAAATGGTTAAGTTGATTCATGAAATGACCTGCGAGCCGGATGTTGTGACATGGAGGACTCTGCTTGATGCGTGCAGGGCCCAAAGGAATGTAGACTTAGCCACATATGCTGCTAAGGAGATTCTAAAGTTGGATCAACAGGACGCAGGAGCCTATGTATTGTTATCTAATATTTATGCAAATTCAAAAAGGTGGGATGATGTTGCAGAAGTTCGGAGGACTATGAGCGCAAGGGGGATAAGGAAAGAACCTGGATGTAGTTGGATTGAAGTCAATAACCAAATACATGCTTTTATTGTGGGAGATAAATCTCATCCTCAAATAGATGAGATCAATAGAAAGTTAGACGAATATATTCGTAAACTAACTGATGCTGGCTATGTTCCTGACACGAATTTTATGCTAAAAGATCTTGAAGGGGAACAGAGTGAATACTCCCTTCGACACCACAGTGAAAAACTGGCAATTGTTTTTGGTATTATAAGCTTTCCTAGGGAGAAAACTATTAGAATATGGAAGAATCTAAAGATCTGTGGCGATTGTCATATATTTGCGAAACTTATAGCAAAGCTAGAGCAGCGGCACATTGTAATTAGAGACCCTATTcgatatcatcattttcaagaTGGGGTCTGCTCATGTGGTGACTATTGGTAG
- the LOC25493357 gene encoding berberine bridge enzyme-like 8 — MHTIVASLVPFFLVFHILVPVSSSDSLIQHNNINTNNTLLQCLSLYSESSNPISEVTYFPNTPSYSPTLNSYIRNLRFNSSTTPKPVFILTPSHISHIQASIICCKKFNLEIRIRSGGHDYDGLSYVSEKPFIVLDMFLLRSVVIDLKDESLWVESGATIGEVYYRISEISSVHGFPAGVCPTVGVGGHFSGGGYGNMMRKFGLSVDNILDAKIVDVDGRVLDRESMGEDVFWAIRGGGGASFGVIVSWKIKLVSVPEIVTVFRVEKTLEQGGGDIVHQWQYVADKIHDGLFIRVVVSPAKRKGKKTIKAKFNALFLGNAYELLDVMNESFPELGLIGEQCIEMSWIDSVLFWYNYPVGTLTDILLERHSSKEKFLKRKSDYVQKPISKIGFDGIWKKMIELGKVSLTFNPYGGKMGEISEMATPFPHRAGNIYKIQYSVNWKEESNDVANQYLDRIRKLYDYMTPYVSDSPRSSYVNYRDVDIGVNGDGDVSYEKASIWGKKYFKGNFDRLVEVKTAIDPSNFFKYEQSIPSLASETSIMAEYRQPSKGVSL; from the coding sequence ATGCATACAATTGTAGCATCCCTTGTTCCATTCTTCTTAGTATTCCACATTCTAGTACCAGTGTCTTCTTCAGATTCTTTGATCcaacataataatattaataccaATAATACCCTTCTTCAGTGTCTTTCTCTCTATTCAGAATCTTCTAATCCAATCTCAGAAGTTACCTATTTCCCAAACACACCTTCATATTCACCCACCTTAAACTCCTACATCAGAAACCTTAGATTCAACTCATCCACTACTCCAAAACCAGTTTTCATTCTAACCCCATCTCACATCTCTCACATCCAAGCATCAATCATATGCTGCAAAAAATTCAACCTTGAAATCAGAATACGAAGTGGTGGTCATGACTATGATGGTCTTTCTTATGTATCAGAAAAACCCTTCATTGTTCTTGACATGTTCTTGCTTAGATCAGTGGTTATTGACTTAAAAGATGAATCTTTGTGGGTTGAATCAGGTGCTACAATTGGTGAAGTTTATTATAGGATTTCTGAGATTAGTAGTGTTCATGGTTTTCCAGCTGGGGTTTGTCCTACTGTTGGTGTTGGTGGACATTTTAGTGGTGGGGGGTATGGTAACATGATGAGAAAATTTGGGTTATCTGTTGATAATATTTTGGATGCTaagattgttgatgttgatggaAGAGTGCTTGATAGGGAATCAATGGGGGAAGATGTTTTTTGGGCTATTAGAGGTGGTGGTGGAGCTAGTTTTGGTGTTATTGTTTCTTGGAAGATTAAGTTGGTTTCTGTGCCGGAGATCGTAACTGTTTTTAGAGTTGAAAAAACATTGGAACAAGGTGGTGGTGATATTGTTCATCAATGGCAATATGTTGCTGATAAGATACATGATGGGTTGTTTATTAGAGTTGTTGTTAGTCCTGCGAAGAGAAAGGGGAAGAAGACAATTAAGGCTAAGTTTAATGCTTTGTTTCTTGGTAATGCATATGAGTTGCTTGATGTGATGAATGAGAGTTTTCCTGAATTGGGCTTGATTGGTGAACAATGTATTGAAATGAGTTGGATTGATTCAGTGTTGTTTTGGTATAACTATCCGGTAGGGACTTTGACTGATATTTTACTTGAAAGACATTCATCAAAAGAGAAATTCTTGAAGAGGAAATCAGATTATGTGCAGAAGCCGATTTCAAAAATTGGGTTTGATGGTATATGGAAGAAGATGATTGAACTAGGAAAGGTTTCACTCACATTCAATCCTTATGGTGGGAAAATGGGTGAGATTTCTGAGATGGCAACACCATTCCCACATAGAGCAGGtaacatatataaaattcaGTATTCAGTTAACTGGAAAGAAGAAAGTAATGATGTTGCGAATCAATATTTGGATCGGATTCGAAAGCTTTATGATTACATGACACCTTATGTGTCAGATTCACCAAGAAGTTCATATGTGAACTATAGAGATGTTGATATAGGTGTCAATGGAGATGGGGATGTTAGTTATGAAAAAGCTAGTATTTGGGGTAAAAAGTATTTCAAAGGAAACTTTGATAGGCTTGTAGAGGTTAAAACTGCAATTGATCCaagtaattttttcaaatatgaaCAAAGTATTCCATCACTTGCATCTGAGACTAGTATAATGGCAGAATACAGGCAGCCATCAAAGGGTGTATCATTATAG